From the genome of Carassius auratus strain Wakin unplaced genomic scaffold, ASM336829v1 scaf_tig00029436, whole genome shotgun sequence, one region includes:
- the LOC113079834 gene encoding complement factor D-like has translation MIVISLFLLTSLLPTMTCIVNGREAKPHSRPYMVSVQVKEQHTCGGFLISDRFVMTAASCRENAPVLTVVLGAHDLKKSENSVRYTVDLYYEHPEYTKASFFNDILLLKLEENVQLNDNIMWISISEEGSIIEAGSVCSVAGWGSLQAKGKKSDHLMETDVKVMNNMECESKWGKKYFSSSQMMCVHGKGGSCDGDSGGPLVCGNTAVGVSSFGHPALCNSPKKPEVYIKISAYLPWINCIIGKYY, from the exons ATGATCGTCATCTCTCTGTTCCTGCTGACCTCTCTGCTGCCAACCATGACCTGCATTG TGAACGGCAGGGAAGCAAAACCCCACTCCAGACCTTACATGGTGTCTGTTCAAGTAAAGGAGCAACATACCTGTGGTGGATTCCTCATCTCTGATAGATTTGTCATGACTGCTGCAAGTTGCAGAGAAAA tgcTCCAGTTCTGACGGTTGTGCTAGGTGCACATGACCTAAAAAAGAGTGAGAATTCAGTCCGATACACAGTGGATTTATACTATGAGCATCCAGAATACACCAAGGCATCCTTTTTTAATGACATCCTGCTTTTGAAG TTAGAAGAAAATGTACAACTGAACGATAATATCATGTGGATATCCATATCAGAAGAAGGAAGCATTATCGAGGCAGGTTCAGTTTGCAGTGTCGCAGGTTGGGGAAGTTTACAAGCTAAGGGCAAGAAAAGCGATCACCTCATGGAGACAGACGTGAAGGTCATGAATAACATGGAATGTGAAAGTAAATGGGGGAAGAAATACTTTTCATCTTCACAGATGATGTGTGTTCATGGCAAAGGAGGAAGCTGTGAT GGGGATTCAGGAGGTCCTTTGGTTTGTGGAAACACTGCAGTTGGTGTCTCATCTTTTGGTCACCCTGCTCTCTGTAATTCCCCAAAGAAACCCGAAGTTTATATTAAGATTTCAGCATATCTTCCTTGGATAAATTGTATAATTGGAAAATATTATTGA
- the LOC113079833 gene encoding granzyme B(G,H)-like isoform X3 — MTIISLLLLASLLPHLTFTAHVGIVNGTEAKPHSRPYMVSIQISEQHICGGFLISDEFVLTAAHCWNGSQILTVVVGAHDLRKSKTLNRIGVKKYIPHPDYKIRPVRNDIMLLRLQKKVKLNNVKWILLPKKGEDIEANTLCSVAGWGKLWTDGPRSSLLMEADVYIIDNRECFKKWGEIYSVSQMMCTHGSGGFCYGDSGGPLVCGDTAVGVVSFCYLNLCNSPVYPNVYTKISAYLPWIKKIIRKI, encoded by the exons ATGACCATCATCTCTCTGCTTCTGCTGGCCTCTCTGCTGCCACACCTGACCTTCACTG CTCATGTGGGCATAGTTAACGGCACAGAAGCAAAACCCCACTCCAGACCTTACATGGTTTCTATTCAGATTTCTGAGCAGCACATCTGCGGTGGATTCCTCATCTCTGATGAGTTTGTCTTGACTGCTGCACATTGCTGGAATGG ATCTCAGATTCTGACAGTTGTGGTCGGTGCTCATGACTTAAGGAAAAGTAAGACTTTGAACCGCATCGGAGTGAAGAAGTACATCCCACATCCAGACTACAAAATCCGTCCTGTTCGGAATGACATCATGCTTTTGAGG TTACAGAAAAAGGTCAAACTAAACAATGTTAAATGGATATTATTGCCAAAGAAAGGAGAAGATATTGAGGCAAATACTCTCTGTAGTGTTGCTGGCTGGGGAAAACTTTGGACTGATGGCCCACGGAGTAGTCTTCTAATGGAGGCAGATGTGTATATAATAGACAACAGAGAATGTTTCAAGAAGTGGGGAGAGATCTACTCAGTCTCACAGATGATGTGTACACACGGCTCTGGTGGATTCTGCTAT ggaGATTCTGGGGGGCCTTTGGTTTGTGGAGACACTGCAGTTGGTGTTGTTTCATTTTGTTACTTGAATCTCTGCAATTCACCTGTGTATCCTAATGTGTACACTAAGATTTCAGCATATCTTCCATGGATCAAGAAAATCATtcgaaaaatataa